One Rosa chinensis cultivar Old Blush chromosome 5, RchiOBHm-V2, whole genome shotgun sequence genomic region harbors:
- the LOC112164752 gene encoding fumarylacetoacetase, which translates to MALTSFIEVDPSSHFPIQNLPFGVFKPEPASPPRPGVAIGDYVLDLSAIAAAGLFNGPILSNSDCFHQPNLNKFLALGRPAWKEARATLQKLLSSTEPTLRDNESLKQKSLIPLSKVEMLVPMAIGDYSDFFSSMHHAKNCGTMFRGPQNAIQPNWFHLPIAYHGRASSIVVSGTDIIRPRGQGPPSGNSTPYFGPSLKLDFELEMAAVVGPGNELGKPVDVNEAADHIFGLVLMNDWSARDIQAWEYIPLGPFLGKSFGTTISPWIVTLEALEPFSCDAPKQDPHPLPYLAEKISKNYDIKLEVQIKPAGEKDSSVVTKSNFNHLYWTVTQQLAHHTINGCNLRPGDLLGTGTISGPEPESYGCLLELTWNGQKQLSLNGVTRKFLEDGDEVIITGFSKGNGYNVGFGTCSGKILPPL; encoded by the exons ATGGCTCTCACTTCCTTCATCGAAGTCGACCCGAGCTCTCACTTCCCCATACAGAACCTCCCCTTCGGAGTGTTCAAGCCCGAACCGGCTTCACCGCCTCGACCGGGCGTGGCCATCGGCGATTACGTCTTGGACTTGTCAGCTATCGCCGCCGCCGGCCTCTTCAACGGTCCGATCCTCAGTAACTCCGATTGCTTTCATCAG CCTAATCTGAACAAGTTCTTGGCCTTGGGACGACCTGCTTGGAAGGAAGCACGTGCCACACTTCAGAAGCTACTTTCAT CTACTGAGCCAACATTGCGTGATAATGAAAGTTTAAAGCAGAAATCACTGATTCCATTG AGCAAGGTGGAAATGCTGGTTCCTATGGCGATTGGGGACTATTCGGACTTCTTTTCATCGATGCATCACGCAAAGAACTGCGGGACCATGTTTCGTGGTCCACAGAATGCAATTCAACCGAACTG GTTTCACCTACCAATTGCATATCATGGACGAGCTTCGTCAATTGTTGTCTCTGGAACGGACATTATTCGACCCAG AGGTCAAGGACCTCCTAGTGGAAACTCTACACCATATTTTGGTCCCTCACTGAAACTAGATTTTGAGCTTGAAATG GCTGCTGTAGTCGGTCCTGGAAATGAATTAGGAAAGCCGGTGGATGTGAATGAGGCAGCAGATCATATTTTTGGACTTGTCTTGATGAATGACTGGAGTG CTAGAGATATCCAGGCATGGGAATATATTCCCCTTGGTCCTTTCCTTGGAAAAAGTTTTG GAACTACAATATCTCCTTGGATAGTGACACTCGAAGCTCTAGAACCATTTTCCTGTGATGCTCCCAAACAG GACCCCCATCCATTGCCCTATCTGGCTGAAaagatctccaaaaattatgacATAAAATTGGAG GTTCAAATTAAACCAGCTGGAGAGAAAGACTCATCCGTGGTCACAAAGAGTAATTTCAACCACTT ATATTGGACAGTGACTCAGCAGCTGGCACATCATACAATCAATGGTTGTAACTTAAGGCCTGGAGATCTCCTTGGAACTGGGACGATTAGTGGACCT GAGCCAGAATCTTATGGATGCTTGCTAGAGTTGACATGGAATGGACAAAAGCAGTTGTCATTAAATGGCGTTACTCGTAAATTCCTTGAAGATGGAGATGAAGTCATCATTACTGGTTTTAGCAAG GGAAATGGCTACAATGTTGGGTTCGGGACATGCTCTGGAAAGATTCTTCCCCCTCTTTGA
- the LOC112164755 gene encoding V-type proton ATPase subunit e1, whose translation MGFAVTTLIFAMVGVIASLMVRICCSRGASANLLHLTLVITAVVCCWMMWAIVYVAQMKPLIVPILSEGE comes from the exons ATGGGTTTCGCGGTGACAACTCTGATATTTGCAATGGTGGGCGTGATTGCTTCGCTTATGGTCAGAATCTGCTGCAGCAGAGGCGCTTCTGCTAATTT GCTTCACCTTACATTGGTTATCACTGCAGTAGTGTGCTGCTGGATGAT GTGGGCAATCGTTTACGTTGCACAGATGAAACCGCTTATTGTTCCAATCCTAAGTGAAGGAGAGTAA
- the LOC112165723 gene encoding acyl-CoA--sterol O-acyltransferase 1, with protein MEGEIPNFVMVWTLVVASLTYCHTIGNLTSPGTTRLFFVLPVFFFFFYLPLHLTTIFLGGPSSFFLCWLANFKLLLFAFGKGPLSSDPPLAHFIPLACLPIKFRTDSEKAQNQKTGQKSTLNYATKALIFATSVQVFHNKESIHPKILMFLYAIYMYTGLELVLAFVAAGARVFLGVDFEPQFDEPYLATSLQDFWGRRWNIMVNRILHPTVYEPVRNISSRWIGKEWAPLPAVLASFLVSAVMHEFVFYYIGRTKPTWDLTCFFLLHGVCLSIEIIVKKAFRGSKWRMPAAVSGPLAMTFVVVTGLWLFLPALMERCRADVMAYREYISFIEFMKHVGDFLNVNSLLSIVSR; from the coding sequence ATGGAAGGAGAGATCCCCAACTTCGTTATGGTATGGACCTTAGTCGTCGCATCCCTAACCTACTGCCACACCATCGGAAACCTAACTTCTCCGGGAACCACCAGACTTTTCTTCGTACTTcctgtattcttcttcttcttctatctcccTCTTCACCTCACCACCATCTTCCTCGGCGGTCCCTCCTCCTTCTTTCTCTGTTGGCTCGCAAACTTCAAGCTCCTCCTCTTCGCTTTCGGCAAAGGCCCCTTATCTTCTGACCCGCCCCTCGCTCATTTCATTCCCTTGGCTTGTCTCCCCATCAAGTTCCGAACAGACTCCGAAAAAGCTCAAAATCAAAAGACGGGCCAGAAGTCCACTCTCAACTACGCCACAAAGGCTCTGATATTCGCTACTTCGGTTCAAGTTTTCCACAACAAGGAGTCCATCCACCCCAAGATCCTTATGTTTCTTTACGCCATTTACATGTACACCGGTTTAGAGCTCGTCTTGGCCTTTGTCGCCGCTGGAGCTCGAGTCTTTTTGGGTGTCGACTTCGAGCCGCAGTTTGACGAGCCCTACCTCGCCACCTCCCTACAGGACTTCTGGGGGAGGAGGTGGAACATCATGGTCAACAGAATCCTGCACCCCACCGTGTATGAACCAGTCCGGAACATTTCCAGCCGTTGGATCGGGAAAGAGTGGGCCCCTCTACCAGCAGTGCTCGCGTCCTTTCTCGTGTCTGCGGTGATGCATGAGTTCGTATTCTATTACATTGGTCGGACCAAGCCCACATGGGATCTCACGTGCTTCTTTCTCCTCCATGGTGTGTGTTTGTCTATTGAGATTATTGTTAAGAAGGCGTTTAGGGGGAGTAAGTGGAGAATGCCGGCCGCCGTGTCGGGGCCGCTGGCGATGACGTTCGTGGTAGTCACCGGTTTGTGGCTGTTTTTGCCGGCGCTGATGGAGCGGTGCCGGGCGGACGTCATGGCGTATAGGGAGTACATTTCCTTCATTGAGTTCATGAAGCATGTTGGTGACTTTCTCAATGTCAACTCTCTCTTAAGCATAGTTAGTAGATAG
- the LOC112164754 gene encoding uncharacterized protein LOC112164754 — protein MEKRPCTLAVVPLMLLLLWPTVFPEVLACPTTGGGCKRCPAKGGECRSCIVNQMKFVCPRCVPILRCMARCLWGGSSRMNCVKKCDCGGGNPKLSDCKKCMARCKCSCISY, from the coding sequence ATGGAGAAGAGGCCTTGTACTCTTGCCGTTGTTCCACTAATGCTGCTGCTTTTGTGGCCGACTGTGTTCCCAGAAGTACTGGCTTGTCCGACTACCGGCGGTGGATGTAAAAGATGTCCGGCTAAAGGCGGTGAATGTAGAAGCTGTATCGTTAATCAGATGAAGTTCGTCTGCCCAAGGTGCGTGCCAATTCTACGATGCATGGCTCGATGCTTATGGGGAGGCAGCTCAAGAATGAACTGCGTTAAAAAGTGTGATTGTGGTGGCGGCAACCCAAAACTTTCTGATTGCAAGAAGTGCATGGCACGCTGCAAGTGTAGCTGCATATCATACTAG
- the LOC112164753 gene encoding BAG family molecular chaperone regulator 5, mitochondrial: MKPSHRRRLSFSSTATVTVTYTLRNDQPAPPTSTQNPTPIPITVHVPQSAAAAVKIQSAYRSHLIRSLYKTIAAVHSEADEFQRLIQRQETVDAVRSSEREKLRMNEALMKLLLRLDSVPGVDPTVREARRKVSRRIVGLQEIVDAIVQEDVEGFWGGCGGGFGRDYWNDVVAEMEEGVCRERGGEEMERFCAEYLGFRCLQRFLSQP; encoded by the coding sequence ATGAAACCCTCTCACCGCCGCAGACTCAGCTTCTCCTCCACCGCCACCGTCACCGTCACCTACACTCTCCGCAATGACCAACCTGCCCCTCCCACCTCCACCCAGAACCCCACCCCGATTCCGATCACCGTACACGTACCGCagtccgccgccgccgccgtcaaAATCCAATCGGCCTACCGGAGCCACCTTATCCGCAGCCTCTACAAGACAATCGCGGCCGTCCATTCCGAGGCCGACGAGTTCCAGCGCCTGATCCAACGGCAGGAGACGGTCGACGCCGTGAGGAGCAGCGAGCGGGAGAAGCTGAGGATGAACGAGGCGCTGATGAAGTTGCTACTGAGATTGGACTCTGTGCCCGGGGTGGACCCCACAGTGAGGGAGGCGAGAAGGAAGGTGAGCCGTCGGATCGTGGGGCTGCAGGAGATCGTGGACGCGATTGTTCAGGAAGACGTGGAGGGGTTCTGGGGTGGGTGCGGCGGTGGGTTTGGGAGGGACTACTGGAACGACGTCGTGGCGGAGATGGAGGAGGGGGTGTGTAGGGAGAGAGGAGGTGAGGAAATGGAGAGGTTCTGTGCTGAGTATTTGGGGTTTCGCTGCTTACAGAGGTTTCTGAGTCAGCCGTGA